The proteins below are encoded in one region of Haladaptatus sp. R4:
- a CDS encoding L-threonylcarbamoyladenylate synthase, with translation MNDERDDTHEDELDRAARAIRNGELVVYPTETVYGLAADAVDSTAIERVFDAKRRAREKPISLAVPNVETAREYVRPTTRETAFMDEFLPGPVTVLCEKRDVVPDLLTGGRSHVGIRIPDQPLALELLRRVSPITSTSANVSGRGSVTLLDELDDEIRDAAAVVIDGGETGGTGSTVVNIERGEILRRGENADAIEAWLAAEE, from the coding sequence ATGAACGACGAACGAGACGACACGCACGAAGACGAACTCGACAGGGCGGCGCGTGCCATCCGAAATGGGGAACTCGTGGTCTATCCCACCGAAACGGTGTACGGCCTCGCTGCCGACGCGGTGGACTCCACAGCCATCGAGCGTGTGTTCGACGCGAAGCGACGAGCGCGCGAGAAACCGATTTCGCTCGCGGTTCCGAACGTGGAGACCGCACGGGAGTACGTCCGCCCGACGACACGCGAAACGGCGTTCATGGACGAATTCCTTCCCGGACCGGTGACCGTGCTCTGTGAGAAGCGGGACGTCGTTCCGGACCTCCTCACGGGCGGGCGCTCCCACGTCGGGATTCGGATTCCGGACCAACCGCTCGCGCTGGAACTGCTCCGGCGAGTCTCACCCATCACCAGCACGAGTGCCAACGTGAGCGGCCGGGGAAGCGTCACGCTGCTCGACGAACTCGACGACGAGATTCGGGATGCCGCCGCAGTCGTCATCGACGGCGGTGAAACCGGCGGGACCGGAAGCACCGTGGTGAACATCGAACGGGGGGAGATCCTCCGCCGCGGCGAAAACGCCGACGCGATCGAAGCGTGGCTAGCCGCCGAGGAGTGA
- the larB gene encoding nickel pincer cofactor biosynthesis protein LarB, translating into MRELLESVADGEVSVAEAEAKLTGYATNGAGRFDAARETRRGVPEAVLCDGKTPNEVAELAATAVETAGRALVTRADEEHVDAVRRRLDANHPEAIVTIHERANLLVAHGPEFELPNIDATVGIVSAGTSDAIPAGEAAVIAAEMGATVEELHDVGVASIARMLDEVDTLRAVDALVVAAGREGALPTVVAGLVNTPVIGLPVSNGYGHASGGEAALSGMLQSCTVLSTVNIDAGFVAGAQAGLIARAVGGAREE; encoded by the coding sequence ATGCGCGAACTACTCGAATCGGTCGCGGACGGAGAAGTCAGCGTCGCCGAAGCGGAAGCGAAGTTGACCGGATACGCGACGAACGGTGCCGGGAGGTTCGATGCCGCCCGCGAGACGCGTCGTGGCGTACCGGAGGCGGTTCTCTGCGATGGAAAGACGCCGAACGAAGTGGCCGAACTCGCCGCGACGGCCGTCGAAACGGCGGGCAGAGCACTCGTCACGCGAGCGGACGAGGAGCACGTCGATGCCGTCCGCCGCCGCCTCGACGCCAACCATCCCGAAGCTATCGTAACGATTCACGAGCGGGCGAACCTGCTCGTCGCGCACGGGCCGGAGTTCGAGTTGCCGAACATCGACGCGACGGTCGGCATTGTCAGTGCCGGTACGAGCGACGCGATTCCCGCCGGGGAAGCGGCCGTCATCGCGGCGGAGATGGGTGCGACCGTCGAGGAACTGCACGACGTCGGCGTGGCGTCCATCGCCCGGATGCTGGACGAGGTGGACACCCTCCGCGCGGTGGACGCGCTCGTCGTCGCCGCTGGCCGCGAGGGTGCCCTCCCAACGGTCGTCGCCGGACTCGTAAACACGCCCGTCATCGGACTCCCCGTTTCGAACGGCTACGGCCACGCTAGCGGCGGCGAGGCGGCGCTCTCGGGGATGTTGCAGTCCTGTACCGTCCTCTCCACCGTAAACATCGATGCTGGCTTCGTAGCGGGCGCACAGGCCGGTCTCATCGCCCGTGCGGTCGGAGGAGCGCGGGAGGAGTAG
- a CDS encoding redoxin domain-containing protein, whose amino-acid sequence MPDFDVVELGEADHPEIGETVPDFTRPLVNTEFWENASLSDITADGRTLLVFHSMDGAFPATYVWNELRDRAWDDTYDVQIVGLSISSPYEHKTLIEEREIEYSLFSDPANDVAEDYGIVNDLDGMEGISEPRPAMFLLDEDRTVEYAWVATEWPDFPDYDEVESAIEG is encoded by the coding sequence ATGCCTGACTTCGACGTGGTCGAACTCGGTGAAGCGGACCACCCGGAAATCGGCGAGACGGTCCCCGATTTCACTCGCCCGCTGGTCAACACGGAGTTCTGGGAGAACGCCTCCCTGTCGGATATCACGGCCGACGGACGGACCCTGCTCGTCTTCCACAGCATGGACGGCGCGTTCCCGGCGACCTACGTGTGGAACGAACTGCGTGACCGCGCGTGGGACGACACGTACGACGTGCAAATCGTCGGCCTGTCGATCTCGTCGCCGTACGAGCACAAGACCCTCATCGAGGAGCGCGAAATCGAGTATAGCCTGTTCAGCGACCCCGCGAACGACGTCGCGGAAGACTACGGCATCGTGAACGACCTGGACGGGATGGAAGGCATCAGCGAACCGCGACCGGCGATGTTCCTCTTGGACGAGGACCGCACCGTGGAGTACGCGTGGGTCGCGACCGAGTGGCCCGACTTCCCGGACTACGACGAAGTCGAAAGTGCCATCGAAGGCTGA
- a CDS encoding Sjogren's syndrome/scleroderma autoantigen 1 family protein, translating into MSDFDKEAEREKLRQQYEDDRKERKSTQRMSELLLQGATMTGKHCDTCGDPIFRYDGNEFCSTCQQEASESAGENEEATADESAVEATNQNVSEIETEPAEPDQPQQRSQPENQPPHPTPQRPPSQQPPTHRARRAPPSQTSGNEADERPRQPEPRTSGRTQTTGEAGDLTEARNALVRKLTTLTREAESTNDVGYSRELLAATREAAEALAALDRANR; encoded by the coding sequence ATGAGTGACTTCGATAAGGAAGCGGAGCGAGAGAAACTCCGCCAGCAGTACGAAGACGATAGGAAGGAGCGAAAGTCGACCCAGCGGATGAGCGAACTGCTGTTGCAAGGTGCGACGATGACGGGAAAGCACTGCGACACCTGCGGTGACCCCATTTTTCGCTACGACGGAAACGAGTTCTGTTCGACGTGCCAGCAGGAAGCGTCCGAATCGGCGGGGGAAAACGAGGAAGCGACCGCGGATGAATCGGCCGTTGAGGCCACGAATCAGAACGTGAGCGAAATCGAGACCGAACCGGCGGAACCGGACCAGCCACAACAGCGGAGTCAACCGGAGAATCAACCGCCGCATCCGACCCCACAGCGCCCACCGTCTCAGCAACCGCCGACGCATCGAGCGCGACGTGCGCCGCCGAGTCAAACGAGCGGAAACGAGGCGGACGAACGGCCACGGCAACCCGAGCCACGAACATCAGGACGAACGCAGACGACAGGTGAAGCGGGTGACCTCACCGAGGCACGGAACGCACTGGTTCGAAAACTGACGACCCTCACGAGGGAGGCCGAAAGCACGAACGATGTGGGCTATTCGCGTGAACTGCTGGCCGCAACGCGAGAAGCGGCGGAAGCGCTCGCTGCGCTCGACCGGGCGAATCGATAA
- a CDS encoding glutathione S-transferase N-terminal domain-containing protein yields MSTEATNPAITLYRLQACPYCERVVRKLQEYDLPYQSRFIEPMHSDRNVVKRISGKRTVPAIVDGNTGVTMSESANIVQYLENTYGGAE; encoded by the coding sequence ATGAGCACCGAGGCGACAAATCCGGCCATCACGCTGTACCGACTGCAGGCGTGTCCGTACTGCGAGCGCGTGGTTCGAAAACTACAGGAGTACGACCTCCCGTACCAGTCGCGATTCATCGAACCCATGCACTCGGATCGAAACGTCGTCAAACGCATCAGCGGCAAACGAACCGTCCCGGCCATCGTGGACGGGAACACGGGCGTAACGATGAGCGAGAGCGCGAACATCGTCCAGTACCTCGAAAATACCTACGGAGGGGCCGAATAA
- the rpiA gene encoding ribose-5-phosphate isomerase RpiA, with translation MKTTGGSDEAKRNAGESAAEAVEDGMVVGLGTGSTAAHAIRALGRMVDAGLDIRGIPTSFQSRQLAQEEGIPLTDLDSVETVDVAIDGADQFAGDDLIKGGGGAHAREKIVDGTAERFLVVADPSKAGERLTHPVPLEVLPAARTTVGDEVRRLGGEPSLREAAHKDGPVVTDNGNLVLDCEFGAIDSPAELACELSAIPGVVEHGLFVGMADEIHVGTDDGVEVRRS, from the coding sequence ATGAAAACGACGGGTGGAAGCGACGAAGCAAAGCGGAACGCGGGCGAGAGCGCGGCGGAAGCAGTCGAGGATGGAATGGTAGTCGGACTGGGGACGGGCAGTACGGCCGCCCACGCGATTCGGGCACTCGGACGGATGGTGGATGCCGGACTCGACATACGAGGAATCCCGACGTCGTTCCAATCGCGGCAACTCGCACAGGAGGAAGGGATTCCACTCACCGATCTCGATTCGGTCGAAACCGTCGACGTCGCCATCGACGGTGCCGACCAGTTCGCCGGGGACGACCTGATCAAGGGCGGCGGCGGAGCACACGCTCGGGAGAAAATCGTGGACGGTACGGCGGAGCGATTCCTCGTCGTCGCGGATCCGAGCAAGGCTGGCGAGCGATTAACCCATCCCGTCCCGCTCGAAGTGCTCCCCGCCGCGCGGACGACCGTCGGCGACGAGGTTCGCCGCCTGGGTGGCGAGCCGAGTCTGCGCGAAGCGGCGCACAAGGACGGACCGGTCGTGACGGACAACGGGAACCTCGTCCTCGACTGCGAGTTCGGAGCCATCGACTCACCGGCCGAACTCGCGTGTGAACTCTCGGCGATTCCGGGCGTGGTCGAACACGGACTGTTCGTCGGGATGGCCGACGAGATACACGTCGGAACGGACGATGGCGTCGAAGTACGGCGATCCTAG
- a CDS encoding hemolysin family protein, giving the protein MGLSPTLIALSQTAPLNSMLDVQPNGPIVRWGGIVLIFVLLLLSAFFSSSEIAMFSLAKHRIDALVEDGVPGAKIVKSLKSDPHRLLVTILVGNNIVNIAMSSIATVIVGYYFDPGVAVLVSTFGITTLVLLFGEIAPKSYAVENTESWSLRIARPLKYSETLLMPLVILFDHLTRAINSVTGGQSAIETSYVTRDEIQNMIQTGEREGVIEEDEREMLQRIFRFNNTIAKEVMTPRLDMTAVPQDSSVDEAIETLVQSGHERVPVYEGSLDNVIGIVTVRDLVREKNYGETTPDGLKLSNLIQPTLHVPESKNVDELLTEMRENRMQMVIVIDEFGTTEGLVTMEDMVEEIVGEILDGEEEEPIERIDEDTVIVRGEVNIDEVNEAMEIELPEGEEFETIAGFIFNRAGRLVEEGEDIDYDGVRLHVEQVENTRIMKARISRLDDDTIDETIEEGVESGAE; this is encoded by the coding sequence ATGGGACTCTCTCCGACACTCATCGCCCTCTCACAGACTGCGCCACTGAATAGTATGCTGGACGTTCAGCCCAACGGACCGATCGTCCGGTGGGGCGGGATCGTCCTCATTTTCGTGCTTCTCTTACTGTCTGCGTTCTTCTCCTCCTCGGAAATTGCTATGTTTTCGCTCGCGAAGCATCGCATCGACGCGCTCGTCGAAGACGGCGTTCCGGGGGCGAAAATAGTCAAATCGCTGAAAAGCGACCCCCACCGACTGCTCGTGACGATTCTCGTCGGTAACAATATCGTCAACATCGCGATGTCGTCCATCGCGACGGTCATCGTCGGCTACTACTTCGACCCCGGTGTGGCCGTCCTCGTCTCCACGTTCGGCATTACGACGCTCGTCCTGTTGTTCGGAGAGATCGCGCCGAAATCGTACGCGGTCGAGAACACGGAGTCATGGTCGCTCAGAATCGCCCGACCGCTCAAGTACTCCGAGACGCTTCTCATGCCGCTCGTCATCCTCTTCGACCATCTCACGCGAGCGATAAACAGCGTCACGGGCGGCCAATCGGCCATCGAGACGTCGTACGTGACCCGCGACGAGATTCAGAACATGATTCAGACCGGCGAGCGCGAGGGTGTCATCGAGGAGGACGAACGCGAGATGCTTCAACGGATCTTCCGGTTCAACAACACCATCGCCAAGGAGGTGATGACGCCCCGCCTCGACATGACCGCCGTTCCCCAGGATTCGAGCGTTGACGAGGCCATCGAGACGCTCGTCCAGTCGGGTCACGAGCGCGTTCCGGTGTACGAGGGGAGTCTTGACAACGTCATCGGCATCGTCACCGTTCGTGACCTCGTTCGAGAGAAGAACTACGGCGAAACGACGCCGGACGGACTGAAACTCAGCAACCTGATTCAGCCGACCCTCCACGTCCCCGAGAGCAAGAACGTGGACGAACTGCTGACGGAGATGCGCGAAAACCGGATGCAGATGGTCATCGTCATCGACGAGTTCGGAACGACGGAGGGACTGGTCACCATGGAGGACATGGTCGAAGAAATCGTCGGCGAAATCCTCGACGGCGAGGAAGAAGAACCGATAGAGCGCATCGACGAGGACACCGTCATCGTCCGCGGCGAGGTCAACATCGACGAAGTGAACGAGGCGATGGAAATCGAACTGCCGGAGGGAGAGGAGTTCGAGACCATCGCCGGATTCATCTTCAACCGGGCGGGCAGACTCGTGGAGGAAGGAGAGGACATCGACTACGACGGGGTTCGCCTCCACGTCGAACAGGTCGAAAACACCCGTATCATGAAAGCCCGCATCTCGCGCTTGGATGACGATACAATCGACGAAACCATCGAGGAAGGCGTCGAATCCGGCGCGGAATAG
- a CDS encoding energy-coupling factor transporter transmembrane protein EcfT → MTLAFRSNGAFAEGVDARVKLLFQTIFALAALAHTTPLGLAILTGVVAVVLLGSSTSPLWVLREFRYVFPFLLGGPAFAALTLGPPWVVPADAVAPALASYRVVLVLCVSAAFVRTTPVRESRAAVQWLLPGRVGQFLGMGVAFVFRFLPVLQSDLRAIRDAMAARLGTERSLVERMELVGSAGLARAFDRADTFSLALRARCFAWNPTLPRLAISRRDLPVFLMTISLLAWTFV, encoded by the coding sequence ATGACGCTGGCATTCCGCTCGAACGGAGCGTTCGCCGAGGGAGTCGATGCCCGCGTGAAACTCCTGTTCCAGACGATATTCGCCCTCGCGGCGCTCGCGCACACGACGCCGCTCGGACTTGCAATCCTGACAGGCGTCGTCGCAGTCGTTCTCCTCGGAAGTTCCACGTCGCCGCTGTGGGTCCTCCGCGAGTTTCGGTACGTGTTTCCGTTCCTCCTCGGCGGGCCAGCGTTCGCGGCGCTCACGCTCGGCCCGCCGTGGGTCGTTCCGGCGGACGCCGTCGCGCCCGCATTGGCGAGTTATCGCGTCGTGCTCGTCCTCTGTGTGAGCGCGGCCTTCGTCCGAACCACGCCCGTCCGGGAATCGCGCGCGGCGGTCCAGTGGTTACTCCCCGGTCGCGTCGGCCAGTTTTTGGGAATGGGAGTCGCTTTCGTCTTCCGGTTTCTCCCCGTTCTGCAGTCCGACCTGCGCGCCATTCGGGATGCGATGGCCGCTCGCCTCGGCACCGAACGCTCGCTCGTCGAGCGGATGGAACTCGTCGGGTCGGCGGGACTGGCGCGGGCGTTCGACCGTGCCGACACGTTTTCGCTCGCGCTCCGCGCTCGCTGTTTCGCGTGGAACCCGACGCTTCCCCGTCTGGCGATTTCGCGGCGCGACCTACCGGTCTTCCTGATGACAATATCGCTTCTCGCGTGGACGTTCGTATAA
- a CDS encoding AbrB/MazE/SpoVT family DNA-binding domain-containing protein has product MVNIPHLRFLDDDEQEEQAHPLGIRTLRKSGGSIVVTIPPDVMELVNMSVDDDVVIHAASDSITLTKLPEQE; this is encoded by the coding sequence ATGGTGAATATTCCGCATCTCCGATTTCTGGACGACGACGAACAGGAAGAGCAAGCACATCCACTCGGTATACGAACCCTCCGAAAATCGGGCGGTTCGATAGTCGTCACGATTCCGCCGGACGTAATGGAACTCGTCAATATGAGCGTGGACGACGACGTCGTCATACACGCGGCTTCCGACTCGATTACACTGACGAAGCTTCCAGAACAGGAGTAG
- a CDS encoding (Fe-S)-binding protein — protein MEIFALSEAGPTRPTFWRIGPMGEAVFYFLAIVTVVYFLYGVYNRFARYTDGEEDWFDRLDDLPGRVTRAAKTVITNEKQFNRDLYGGLMHSFILWGFLTLFIGTTILAIDMDGYRKFTHYFLGGEKSFFVGSFYLAYSLVMDAMGLLFVVGISMALYRRYWVHKERLWGKHTGREDDLFIWTLFLLGVGGYLTEGVRILGTSATRNVDFETVSFVGWFVKDVLSAAGVTPQAATTWYPVAWWSHALIALVFIAAIPYAKPFHMLSSFANVVTRDEKAGKRLPGVPSDASPDEIGASSIDDFSWKQILDQDACTKCGRCSSVCPAKASGRPLDPRDVILDLKQYRENLDAGLTDEKPIIADGGTSVIDSSTMESCMACMACMDACPVEIEHLNSFTEMNRRLTESGQMDANVQDAMMNVFQNGNAFGDPERRRPEWTEELDFEIPDARDEDVEFLWYVGDYPSYDERNRRVARSLATIFHETGISYGILYEDEQNDGNDVRRVGEEGLYEMLVEDNVAAFEECEFDKIVCTDPHSYNTFKNEYPEMADDFDAPVYHYTQVVEELFRSDRLGLAGNELDYTVTYHDPCHLGRYNDEYEAPREIVKGTGCTLDEMPRNRSNSFCCGGGGGGLWMDLEETSKPSEERIREALEDTDAGAGVEKFVVACPMCMTMYEDGRKTGGYEDDIEIIDVAELVVEALGAEEKIQVSA, from the coding sequence ATGGAAATCTTCGCGCTTTCGGAGGCAGGTCCGACGCGCCCAACGTTCTGGCGAATCGGTCCCATGGGCGAGGCGGTGTTTTACTTCCTCGCTATCGTGACCGTCGTCTACTTCCTCTACGGCGTCTACAACCGTTTCGCGCGGTACACGGACGGCGAAGAGGACTGGTTCGACCGGTTGGACGACCTCCCGGGACGGGTGACCCGTGCGGCGAAAACCGTCATCACGAACGAGAAGCAGTTCAACCGCGACCTGTACGGCGGACTGATGCACTCGTTCATCCTGTGGGGCTTTCTGACCCTGTTCATCGGGACGACTATCCTCGCCATCGACATGGACGGCTACCGAAAATTCACCCACTACTTCCTCGGCGGCGAGAAATCCTTCTTCGTCGGTAGCTTCTATCTGGCCTACTCGCTCGTAATGGACGCCATGGGGCTGCTGTTCGTCGTCGGTATCTCGATGGCGCTCTACCGGCGCTACTGGGTCCACAAGGAACGCCTCTGGGGCAAACACACGGGGCGAGAGGACGACCTGTTCATCTGGACGCTGTTCCTGCTCGGCGTCGGCGGCTACCTGACCGAAGGCGTCCGTATCCTCGGAACCAGTGCCACCAGAAACGTGGACTTCGAGACGGTGAGTTTCGTCGGTTGGTTCGTCAAGGACGTGCTCTCGGCGGCGGGTGTCACCCCGCAGGCGGCCACGACGTGGTATCCGGTCGCGTGGTGGTCCCACGCGCTCATCGCGCTCGTGTTCATCGCCGCGATTCCCTACGCCAAACCGTTCCACATGCTGTCGTCGTTCGCCAACGTCGTCACGCGCGACGAGAAGGCGGGCAAGCGACTCCCGGGCGTTCCCTCCGACGCCAGCCCGGACGAAATCGGTGCGAGTTCCATCGACGACTTCTCGTGGAAACAGATCCTCGACCAGGACGCCTGTACGAAGTGTGGCCGCTGTTCGTCGGTCTGTCCCGCCAAGGCATCCGGCCGCCCGCTCGATCCGCGCGACGTGATTCTCGATTTGAAGCAGTACCGTGAGAACCTCGACGCCGGTCTGACCGACGAAAAGCCCATCATCGCCGACGGGGGTACGAGCGTCATCGACAGCAGCACGATGGAGTCCTGTATGGCCTGCATGGCTTGCATGGACGCCTGCCCGGTCGAAATCGAACATCTCAACTCTTTCACGGAGATGAACCGTCGCCTGACCGAGTCCGGTCAGATGGACGCCAACGTGCAGGACGCGATGATGAACGTCTTCCAGAACGGCAACGCGTTCGGCGACCCCGAGCGCCGCCGTCCCGAGTGGACCGAGGAACTCGACTTCGAGATTCCCGACGCCCGCGACGAGGACGTGGAGTTCCTCTGGTACGTCGGCGACTACCCGTCCTACGACGAGCGCAACCGCCGCGTCGCCCGCTCGCTCGCCACCATCTTCCACGAGACCGGCATCTCCTACGGTATCCTCTACGAGGACGAACAGAACGATGGCAACGACGTGCGTCGCGTCGGCGAGGAGGGCCTGTATGAAATGCTGGTCGAGGACAACGTCGCCGCGTTCGAGGAGTGCGAGTTCGACAAAATCGTCTGTACCGATCCGCACAGCTACAACACGTTCAAAAACGAGTATCCGGAGATGGCTGACGACTTCGACGCGCCGGTCTACCACTACACGCAGGTCGTCGAGGAACTGTTCCGCTCGGACCGACTGGGACTCGCCGGAAACGAACTCGACTACACGGTCACCTACCACGACCCGTGTCACCTCGGACGCTACAACGACGAGTACGAGGCACCGCGCGAAATCGTCAAAGGCACCGGTTGTACGCTGGACGAGATGCCGCGCAACCGCTCCAACTCGTTCTGCTGCGGCGGCGGCGGTGGCGGACTCTGGATGGATTTGGAGGAGACCTCCAAACCGAGCGAGGAGCGCATCCGCGAAGCGCTCGAAGACACCGACGCCGGAGCGGGTGTCGAGAAGTTCGTCGTCGCCTGCCCGATGTGCATGACGATGTACGAGGACGGGAGAAAAACGGGCGGCTACGAGGACGACATCGAAATCATCGACGTGGCCGAACTCGTCGTGGAAGCGCTCGGCGCTGAAGAGAAGATTCAGGTCTCGGCCTGA
- a CDS encoding biotin transporter BioY: MSTETESVELVGEQTVGNIARTAMFAAIIGAFAYVSFPNPLAPNIPITLQVLGVFLAGIFLGPLWGSASLVLYLVAGVVGAPVFANGSAGLAELQGLTGGYLISYPFAAFAIGAIVHNGLTLRDPKSASIVRLVGGMVVGTAIIYAFGTIGFSYYGNYGLADAFMLSAVAFIPFEAFKIAAAVGIVRSDRVTAE; encoded by the coding sequence ATGTCAACCGAAACCGAGTCCGTCGAACTCGTCGGCGAACAGACCGTCGGGAACATCGCCCGTACCGCGATGTTCGCCGCTATCATCGGTGCGTTCGCGTACGTTTCGTTTCCGAACCCACTGGCACCAAACATTCCCATCACCCTGCAAGTGCTCGGCGTTTTCCTCGCCGGAATCTTTCTCGGCCCACTTTGGGGGTCCGCATCGCTCGTCCTTTACCTCGTCGCGGGTGTCGTCGGTGCGCCCGTCTTCGCCAATGGCTCCGCCGGATTGGCCGAACTCCAGGGTTTGACCGGTGGCTACCTCATCTCGTACCCTTTCGCTGCCTTCGCCATCGGCGCAATCGTTCATAACGGGTTGACGCTCCGCGACCCCAAGTCCGCGAGCATCGTTCGCCTTGTCGGCGGGATGGTCGTCGGAACTGCCATCATCTACGCTTTCGGGACCATCGGGTTCTCCTACTACGGCAACTACGGACTCGCCGATGCGTTCATGCTTTCGGCGGTCGCGTTCATCCCCTTCGAAGCGTTCAAAATCGCCGCCGCGGTCGGCATCGTCCGGAGCGACCGCGTCACGGCCGAATGA
- a CDS encoding conditioned medium-induced protein 4, whose translation MDKKTEELRDMFLNMTDEATVTERQEETHGSLSTEEKIQEQLLAVVTEMRDRYEFDTTLDDEQLTAVVRRFYAGEDDDEIAAELGEREESVARSRIDLHLFTLSDTEAPFEIERLRMLVNDGVSTADCAAELDVSEATVRHYQRVLEAKDEARAMNQQYTNEFENILQDREISDRMTGDIQQDGLDDATDGMETNVSF comes from the coding sequence ATGGATAAGAAGACCGAGGAACTCCGTGACATGTTCCTGAATATGACGGACGAGGCGACAGTCACGGAGCGGCAGGAAGAGACGCACGGCTCACTCAGCACGGAGGAGAAAATCCAAGAGCAGCTGCTCGCCGTCGTGACGGAAATGAGGGACCGATACGAGTTCGACACGACGCTCGACGACGAGCAGTTGACGGCGGTCGTTCGGCGATTCTACGCGGGTGAAGACGACGACGAAATCGCCGCCGAGCTCGGCGAGCGAGAAGAGTCGGTGGCCCGTTCCCGAATCGATCTCCATCTGTTCACGCTCTCGGATACCGAGGCTCCGTTCGAGATCGAGCGCCTCCGAATGCTCGTCAACGACGGCGTTTCGACGGCTGATTGCGCGGCGGAACTCGACGTCAGCGAGGCAACCGTGCGACACTATCAACGCGTCCTCGAAGCCAAAGACGAGGCAAGAGCGATGAACCAACAGTATACAAACGAGTTCGAGAACATCCTACAGGATCGAGAGATATCGGATAGAATGACAGGAGACATCCAGCAGGACGGTTTGGACGACGCGACCGACGGCATGGAAACGAACGTTTCGTTTTAA
- a CDS encoding DUF1931 family protein: MADLIVKAAVKEALDDKNVASDFYDALDEEVAGLLEDAARRAEENDRKTVQPRDL, from the coding sequence ATGGCAGACCTTATTGTCAAAGCGGCTGTGAAGGAAGCGCTCGACGACAAAAACGTTGCCTCGGACTTCTACGACGCACTCGACGAGGAAGTCGCAGGACTTCTCGAGGACGCCGCACGACGTGCTGAGGAGAACGACCGAAAGACGGTCCAGCCCCGCGACCTGTAA
- a CDS encoding energy-coupling factor ABC transporter ATP-binding protein: MITTQNLVHRFGDATALDGISLTIPDGEFVVISGPNGSGKTTLVRHFNGLLTSDDGDVLVDDTPVEDDLVAARTRVGMVFQHPRDTFVSATVGADVAFGPENLGCSHEEIDRRVDESLSAVGMADRRDARIDTLSGGECQRVAIAGALAMEPDHLVLDEPFTGLDGPARESVVSHLATLSERGTGIIVVTHDLRDVWSLADRAIALRDGEIAVDGPPEKIADDLSRLGINTPHAADTPHAETP, encoded by the coding sequence ATGATAACCACGCAAAATCTCGTCCATCGGTTCGGGGATGCGACGGCACTCGACGGTATCTCGCTCACGATTCCCGACGGGGAGTTCGTCGTGATATCCGGCCCGAACGGGAGCGGCAAGACGACGCTCGTCCGGCATTTCAACGGCCTCCTCACGTCCGACGACGGGGACGTACTGGTGGACGACACGCCGGTCGAGGACGACCTCGTGGCCGCCCGAACCCGCGTCGGCATGGTGTTCCAGCATCCGCGGGACACCTTCGTCTCCGCGACCGTCGGCGCGGACGTGGCGTTCGGTCCGGAGAATTTGGGTTGCTCCCACGAGGAAATCGACCGCCGAGTCGATGAGTCCCTGTCCGCGGTCGGGATGGCCGACCGCCGGGACGCGCGTATCGACACGCTCTCCGGCGGGGAGTGCCAGCGCGTCGCCATCGCTGGCGCGCTGGCGATGGAACCCGACCACCTCGTGCTGGACGAACCGTTCACGGGACTGGACGGTCCCGCACGCGAGTCGGTCGTCTCCCACCTCGCTACCCTCTCGGAACGCGGCACCGGAATCATCGTCGTCACCCACGACCTGCGTGACGTCTGGTCGCTCGCCGACCGGGCAATCGCGCTTCGGGACGGAGAAATCGCGGTCGATGGCCCGCCCGAAAAAATCGCGGACGACCTCTCCCGTCTCGGGATCAACACGCCACACGCTGCAGACACACCACACGCGGAAACACCATGA